The Gopherus flavomarginatus isolate rGopFla2 chromosome 20, rGopFla2.mat.asm, whole genome shotgun sequence region AAGGTGTGAATGACCAAGACAGCATCCATCACTGACTCTGGCACCTCTTTCTTGGAGAGCTTCAAGCCGTGGTAGAGGTGGTAGGgcagccagcccaggaagaagGAAACCATCGCGGCCAACATGACTTTGAAAGGCTTTCCAACCCACACCAGCTTCTTCTCCTTCATCTTCAGCCCCACGCGAACATAGCATATCACGATGGTGCAGAAAGGAAGCAGGAAGCCCAGCAGGAACCGGACAATGAAGATAGCCAGGTGGACCCGTCTGCCCAGGTTCTGTGTCTTGGCTCCATTCCAGTCTCCAGAGAGGGCGTAATTATTGATGCAGATGATTCTGCCCCCATCTACCACCCGGGTCTCCCGGAAAGCCAGATAGGGAGCGCTGAGACCGAAGGAGGTCAGCCACATGCCCACGACCAGCTTCCCAGCCCGGGGGAGGGTGCGGTTATGCCGGGACCagatgggatggtgagtgaggaTGTAGCGGTCCAGACTGATGAGCGTGAGAAGGAAGACAGAGGTGAACATGGCCACAGAGATGCAGGTGTTGAGGAACTTGCACATGGCTGTGCCGAAGACCCAGTGGAAATCCATGAGGAGGGAGATAGTGAAGAAGGGGATCAGCAGGGTGAAGAGGAGGGAACAGAAGACCAGGTGAAGGAACCAGAGGGTGGTCACTGTCCTCCTCATCTTCAGTCCCAGCACCCACAGGTACAGCCCATTCCCCAGCACACCCACCAGGAAGGTGGGGCAGAGCAACACTGCAGAGGTCAGGTGAGCGGCGCTCACAGCTAGAGAAGTCTGGCTGGAATTCACCTCAGTGGTTGGTGGGAGGGGCGTGTTGCCTCGGTCCATGGTGCCCTGGGGAGAGACAGAagaggggttggaagggacaacagaggagaggaaaagagaaagcGGAAGAGAAGGAATGAAGAAATAACAGAGGGGGTTAGGAACGTACTATTGGACAAGACCTAACTAGACATCCTCTGGTCCTCCACAATATCCGGGCTGGGTATGCTCAGGAACTGGGCTATAGGGGTGGAACTCACTGGTACAAGGTAGAACTATGGGCAGCCGAGGAGGATATGAGGGACAGAAGACAtgggagcagtggggaaggggacAGTCTGGTAGGTCAAATACAGAGCTATACTGTCGCAGTGATCTGGACAATGGGCTGGCTCAGAAAGAGGGGGAATGGGACACAGGGTGTTTCCCCCTAGCAGACGCCAGGTCCAACCTgtctgcagggcagggacagaCCAGTTCAGGGATGTGGGGAATCAGCCTCTTGACTCCCAGTATTCAGGTGCTGATGATGGTGGAGCTCAGTGCTAGAAGCTGGAAAAAgccaccccaacccctgagctcatCTGCCTGCCACAGGAATTGCTGCTACACCCTGACTCTTGAGAAAGGGCAGCGTCCTTCTCACTCTCATTGTAACACAGGAAGTCTCAATCCACTGACCTACTTCTCTGCCCCACAGCCgtactgccagccctgcacaatGTGTTCCGTCCGAATTGACTCTCTTGGGTTCTGCATCACTAGCTGGCTCTGGAATCTCATTTCTTGTAAGCCTCTCAATGTGTTCAGACTCAAAGTCTATGGGTTCTAGATTCCTGGCTGGATCTAGGACCTCTGGGTTCTTACCTCTGCCTTGGACTGTGTCCCCCCCACGGCCTTGTTAGATTGGAGTTCTTTCTGCTCTTTGGAATTGCCTaatgggactcctgggttctattactGGCTCTGggaatggggtgcagggagggggtcagaactcctgggttgtGGGAGAGACATGGGGTCCTGTTTCTTAGAGATTTGTAAAAtgtgaaaaagagagaaaaattcacCCATGTCACAGATCTCACCTCCTACTTCTGTCTGTTGAGTGCTCCAGCTTAACCCAGTGCTACCCAGTTTCACAGGCTAACCCCACTCATAGCCAGTGGCAGGGAGTCTCACAGCCTAACACTACTACTAcccagtggcagggagtcccACTGGTTTGCCTTGAAAATGGCAAATTTCTGTGGCTTCTAGGGGGCCTTAGAAAGGAAATTCCCCTTGAGACCCAATGTGGGGCCCTCTGTCCATCGTCTCGACTCACCTGGGCAGGTCAGAACCCAGCACAGAGAGAGATTTGGATGGCGTGAGTTTTCCCAGTAACGTGTCCATGAGTCTGTACCCAGCACACAAGAGCCCTCCCCTGTGTGTTGAGTTCACTCCCCTTAACTCTGTATCTTCTACATGCTCCACCCCCATCGGCTCTCTGAGATCCACACGCTGCAAACGGTGAACGGAAATGATCATTGGACACTGTCTTAGCAGAGAAACCACCTAAACAACAACTATTGCTTTAAAACTGGGCCCCACTTCCTCCCTGAGcctggcacagaacccaggagtcctggctcccagccccccactctaaTGCACTAGATGCTTGGCCAGCAGCTCATCT contains the following coding sequences:
- the LOC127038246 gene encoding probable G-protein coupled receptor 33, which codes for MDRGNTPLPPTTEVNSSQTSLAVSAAHLTSAVLLCPTFLVGVLGNGLYLWVLGLKMRRTVTTLWFLHLVFCSLLFTLLIPFFTISLLMDFHWVFGTAMCKFLNTCISVAMFTSVFLLTLISLDRYILTHHPIWSRHNRTLPRAGKLVVGMWLTSFGLSAPYLAFRETRVVDGGRIICINNYALSGDWNGAKTQNLGRRVHLAIFIVRFLLGFLLPFCTIVICYVRVGLKMKEKKLVWVGKPFKVMLAAMVSFFLGWLPYHLYHGLKLSKKEVPESVMDAVLVIHTFTSCFNACFTPILYLFVGEKFWQVFRTSLLTLVKAAFIDDLGSSASESSGRHGSEVDNTIQSMA